One Edaphobacter flagellatus genomic region harbors:
- a CDS encoding DUF3857 domain-containing protein produces the protein MYGINRRVIYTTLAALAACITPFLHAADPWIAPTPEELSMKSIPEVPGAAAVYLNREEITEDKLHMWSVYVRLKVLTEEGKKYANVELGYGSSNSGGGYTVSDIAGRTIHPDGTIIPFTGKPYEKLIEKTQGYEGYKHMAKVFTMPDVEVGSIIEYRYALRYDDHYFFSPSWYIQSELYTRKGHYLWKPTSEQLVSRHGSHEQLTNSIGWFPVLPAGTELKQTRLPPMGMQDGQLLLDLNVHDIPPAPKEEFMPPISSFTYRVLFYYSPYRSGEEYWKSEGKDWSKERDKFIGPGPKVSAAAHDLTAPNDTQEQKLHKLYAAVMQMENTDFTREHDRTEDKAAGLHDVKSTEDILDRKRGSGDQLTQLFVALARAAGMKAYVFAVTNRSRSIFVPSYLSMSQLDDLVAIVTVNGKDQMFDPGTRYCPYGHLDWKHTFAAGIRQVDGGTATAESAGEPYTASHVTRVADLVMDEHGEVTGSIKITFTGAPAIAWRHSALSGDETSLNKELKTSLEHLLPGGVEVKVGSIQNLTAYEEPFIVNYSIKGPIGAPTGKRLFLPSDIFVSNEKATFPHEKREIAVSFHYPSYMQDAVRIKFPASIKIESVPTKNEQQFQKYAVYSMTSDSTTNSVTVRRNLAIAEILFMPKEYPDLRSFYSKFESKDQENIVLTAAPAGVSDAKPAGAAN, from the coding sequence ATGTACGGAATCAATCGTCGCGTTATCTACACGACACTGGCGGCCTTAGCCGCTTGTATTACGCCTTTCCTCCACGCCGCCGATCCATGGATTGCTCCAACTCCTGAAGAGCTATCCATGAAATCCATCCCTGAGGTCCCGGGAGCAGCCGCAGTCTACCTCAACCGTGAAGAGATCACCGAGGACAAGCTCCATATGTGGAGCGTCTATGTTCGCCTCAAGGTGCTGACGGAGGAAGGGAAGAAGTATGCCAATGTCGAATTGGGGTATGGCTCCTCCAACAGCGGTGGTGGTTATACCGTCAGCGATATTGCCGGGCGTACCATCCACCCTGACGGGACCATCATTCCGTTCACCGGCAAACCGTACGAGAAGCTCATTGAAAAGACCCAGGGCTACGAAGGCTATAAGCACATGGCTAAGGTCTTCACCATGCCCGACGTCGAGGTCGGCAGCATCATCGAATACCGCTACGCTTTACGCTACGACGATCACTACTTCTTCTCGCCAAGTTGGTATATCCAGTCTGAACTTTATACTCGTAAAGGCCACTATCTATGGAAACCAACGAGTGAGCAGCTTGTCTCCAGGCACGGTAGTCATGAACAACTCACGAATTCCATTGGCTGGTTTCCCGTTCTTCCTGCAGGTACCGAGCTTAAGCAAACTCGCCTTCCACCCATGGGCATGCAGGATGGTCAGTTGCTCCTCGATTTGAACGTGCACGATATTCCTCCCGCGCCGAAGGAGGAGTTTATGCCGCCCATCTCCAGCTTTACTTATCGTGTATTGTTCTACTACTCGCCCTACCGCAGTGGCGAAGAGTACTGGAAGAGTGAAGGTAAAGACTGGTCCAAAGAAAGAGATAAATTCATCGGCCCAGGACCGAAAGTCTCCGCTGCTGCCCATGACCTGACGGCTCCTAATGACACACAGGAGCAAAAGCTGCACAAACTCTACGCTGCCGTCATGCAGATGGAGAATACGGATTTTACTCGCGAGCACGATCGTACCGAAGATAAAGCTGCGGGTCTGCACGATGTGAAGTCCACCGAAGATATCCTCGATCGCAAACGCGGTTCGGGCGATCAGCTCACGCAGCTCTTTGTCGCTCTTGCCCGCGCCGCAGGTATGAAGGCCTACGTCTTCGCCGTGACCAATCGTAGTCGCAGTATATTTGTCCCCAGCTATCTCAGCATGTCACAACTCGACGACCTCGTTGCCATCGTCACTGTAAATGGCAAGGACCAGATGTTTGATCCGGGAACCCGCTACTGCCCCTATGGCCACCTCGATTGGAAGCACACCTTTGCCGCTGGCATTCGCCAAGTGGATGGAGGAACGGCCACGGCTGAATCTGCTGGCGAACCCTATACAGCATCGCACGTCACACGCGTCGCCGATCTCGTGATGGATGAACATGGCGAGGTCACCGGGTCGATCAAGATAACCTTTACCGGAGCGCCAGCAATTGCGTGGCGTCACAGCGCTCTTTCCGGTGACGAGACCAGCCTCAATAAAGAGCTGAAGACCAGCCTTGAGCATCTCCTCCCCGGAGGTGTCGAAGTCAAGGTCGGTTCCATCCAGAACCTTACAGCTTATGAGGAGCCTTTCATTGTCAATTACAGCATCAAAGGGCCCATCGGTGCTCCCACGGGCAAGCGCCTCTTTCTGCCGAGCGATATTTTCGTAAGCAACGAGAAGGCTACCTTCCCGCACGAGAAGCGTGAGATCGCCGTAAGCTTCCACTATCCCAGCTACATGCAGGACGCCGTCCGAATCAAATTTCCTGCCAGCATCAAGATTGAATCCGTTCCAACTAAAAATGAGCAACAGTTCCAGAAGTATGCCGTCTATTCCATGACGTCGGATTCGACAACGAACTCAGTTACGGTGCGGCGTAATCTCGCTATTGCTGAGATCCTCTTTATGCCGAAGGAGTATCCCGACCTGCGTTCCTTCTATAGCAAGTTCGAATCGAAGGATCAGGAAAACATCGTCCTTACCGCTGCGCCTGCTGGTGTGTCTGATGCAAAGCCTGCTGGCGCTGCAAACTGA
- a CDS encoding cellulose synthase subunit BcsC-related outer membrane protein encodes MSSVRPNRTFWAAILLGAGVFAPFSAYSQTPASATQALLDKAHTLESHGRMDMAAQTWQQVLLADPNNVEALAGLARAAKVSGNNALASTYIDRLRAINPNDPNLSRIENMGSQQSQTNQLQQAGKYAQSGQYAQAMAIYRKTFGENPPPGDWALAYYETEAATEDGRPHAIAGLRALVQKYPSDSRYQIALGRILTYNPQTRAEGRRFLEKHPNDPQAVEALRQSLVWDSANPASAADIRSYLAKHNDTQLSEALKKQPKPSTTIPQTPEQLAEASAARARSQEEAAAYAALNGKHLDEADTRFKAILAKEPDNPRALAGLGYVRMQQGNFGGATSFLEQAKQYGARDPGLDNALETSRFFGIMGDGQTALAENDLTTAEQKYQQALSLRPNSPEALEGLGGTLLKAQQNDAAAEIYERYTKARPSSPAAWRGLFIAQYNAGNAPGALLTERKIPAAVRAQLMKDPDFLRTLASAYSAVGRDADAQRVLKSALDLPFPTGAKGLKVETQLQYAALLLQANRLDQASALYRQAVESDLNNAQAWQGLVRVEHALKQDDLAVQALQSMPPSAYQMAMRDPGFQTTVASIYQSQNKLDIAQDILEKSVATQMQAGQKPSTGVLLQLAGIYLTRNDAQHAYPIYRKILADDPQRADAWKGLVTILHGTGRDQEALAQVQQIPAGVRTQLENDPEYLQAVGAVYNALGQPQQAMVFMQRVQQHYAMRNTAPPADIDIQDAWLLYNGGNDAGLYRQLMQLGSRPDLTDEQRRTIQTIWSNWAVRRANQTAATGNLKRSLAILNAAAKAFPDNPGVLRALASGYARAGQSKQAVLIFQSQDMTSATASDYKTAVGAALQAGDTKDAETWLRYGLDQYPRDSEMLGLGARFEQARGNSGRAADYFKASLAAMPPGDPGAELASELSQPAPVRGLPSAAHAADLATLLGVSDGSDIDGSSQSPSHPYLPSYSNSYGQAPVQPQGPYSGHSSVVPQYMANPASRRAQPATTARLGDFVPQPSSPASTVGVSQPPSEIIEASSQQAPIDEYQRQQVARLTQQAQSQPLITDRPQQEIYGSYVPYTPATQNAVDTTAQAALQAPSSAVQNSGWGYTPTPTTVQLGDATPRVEPQQKEVTDVLPTARYMPNARIGSARSSRPMVGQSNPPEDTALNTHNAQYNPQAGDSYGQQYPQPNLTPYSTTRRRSSTSSVAAPRATAQPPLSYPNVQRPITDSGYPILNPLPPQGIPPTDADLVAKNVPPLRGSYDPSAVVRGGPLSQREKTELELAALEGSYSGWMGGAAYARYRSGTPGFDRLTDLETPFEASAVLGKTLRATVIPRAVFLNSGAVNTTNFQNQTGGIIPVLGTLPGNALVAPSQQFSSGIGGEIQLTTQNIGLAVGYTPYEFLVSNVIGHFRWKPLGGPITFFGDRDSVKDTQLSYAGLRDPGSISPIYQGNIWGGVVSTGGGIRIEVGNERAGFYAQGGGYNIEGYHVLENRRYDGTMGAYFLVRQFPGFGKLNMGANFFGMHYDHNERGMTYGQGGYFSPNAYFLASVPIVYEGNYGKNFHFTINGSVGVQTFQEESAPFYPLDRPLQTSSGNAYYPQNSSTGLNYGLDTQGAYRVTDRWYVGGFVVANNTSNYNMVSGGFFVRYLFKSQIPTESSSRGFFPPNTGFRPLRVP; translated from the coding sequence ATGAGTTCTGTAAGACCAAATCGGACGTTCTGGGCTGCCATACTTCTCGGAGCTGGCGTCTTTGCTCCTTTTTCTGCCTATTCTCAGACGCCCGCATCGGCAACGCAGGCCCTGCTCGACAAAGCGCATACGCTCGAATCGCACGGGCGTATGGATATGGCTGCGCAGACATGGCAGCAGGTCCTGCTCGCCGACCCCAATAACGTTGAAGCGCTCGCCGGCCTGGCCCGTGCTGCCAAGGTGAGCGGCAACAATGCGCTTGCCAGTACCTATATCGATCGGCTCCGTGCCATCAATCCCAATGATCCAAACCTCTCGCGCATCGAGAACATGGGATCGCAGCAGAGTCAGACCAACCAGCTCCAGCAGGCAGGGAAGTACGCGCAATCCGGCCAGTACGCGCAGGCGATGGCCATCTATCGTAAGACCTTTGGTGAAAACCCGCCTCCCGGCGATTGGGCGCTCGCCTACTACGAGACGGAAGCTGCAACCGAAGACGGACGTCCCCATGCTATCGCTGGTCTCCGCGCTCTCGTGCAGAAGTACCCCAGCGATTCGCGCTATCAGATCGCTCTGGGCCGCATACTCACCTACAATCCGCAGACACGCGCCGAGGGCCGCCGCTTTCTCGAAAAACATCCCAATGATCCGCAGGCAGTCGAAGCGCTCCGGCAGTCTCTGGTATGGGATTCGGCGAATCCTGCCTCTGCTGCCGATATCCGTTCGTATCTAGCGAAGCACAACGACACGCAGCTTTCGGAGGCACTCAAGAAGCAACCCAAGCCCAGCACCACCATCCCTCAGACTCCTGAGCAATTGGCTGAAGCCTCCGCAGCTCGCGCACGCAGCCAGGAGGAGGCCGCGGCTTACGCTGCGCTGAACGGCAAGCATCTTGACGAGGCCGACACGCGGTTCAAGGCTATCCTCGCCAAAGAGCCTGACAATCCTCGCGCTCTCGCCGGTCTCGGCTATGTCCGCATGCAGCAGGGCAACTTCGGCGGAGCCACCAGTTTTCTCGAGCAGGCGAAGCAGTATGGCGCACGCGATCCGGGGCTCGATAATGCGCTCGAAACCTCCCGGTTCTTCGGCATCATGGGTGATGGACAGACGGCGCTCGCCGAAAACGATCTCACCACAGCAGAGCAGAAATATCAGCAGGCACTTTCGCTGCGTCCCAACAGTCCCGAAGCTCTTGAAGGTTTAGGCGGAACGCTGCTCAAAGCGCAGCAGAACGATGCTGCCGCCGAAATTTACGAACGCTACACCAAGGCCAGACCTTCATCTCCGGCTGCATGGCGCGGACTCTTCATTGCTCAGTACAACGCCGGCAATGCTCCTGGTGCGTTGCTGACAGAGCGCAAGATTCCCGCAGCCGTCCGCGCGCAGTTGATGAAGGACCCTGACTTCCTGCGTACCTTAGCTTCGGCTTATTCCGCTGTCGGGCGCGATGCGGATGCGCAGCGAGTCCTCAAGAGCGCGCTCGATCTCCCTTTTCCCACCGGAGCAAAGGGCCTCAAGGTAGAGACGCAGTTGCAGTATGCTGCGTTGTTGCTACAGGCTAACCGTCTCGATCAGGCTTCCGCACTCTATCGTCAGGCCGTGGAGTCTGATCTCAACAACGCGCAGGCCTGGCAAGGACTGGTTCGTGTTGAGCATGCCCTCAAGCAGGACGACCTCGCCGTGCAGGCGCTGCAAAGCATGCCACCTTCGGCCTATCAGATGGCGATGCGTGATCCTGGCTTCCAGACCACAGTCGCCTCGATCTATCAGTCGCAGAACAAGCTCGATATTGCGCAAGACATCCTCGAAAAGTCCGTTGCCACCCAGATGCAGGCAGGGCAGAAGCCCTCAACTGGCGTCCTGCTTCAGCTTGCAGGAATCTATCTGACGCGTAACGATGCACAGCATGCCTATCCCATCTATCGCAAGATTCTCGCGGATGATCCGCAGCGCGCCGATGCGTGGAAGGGCCTTGTGACCATCCTCCACGGGACCGGCCGGGATCAGGAGGCGCTGGCGCAGGTTCAGCAGATTCCTGCTGGCGTTCGCACGCAATTGGAGAACGATCCCGAATATTTGCAGGCCGTAGGCGCTGTTTACAACGCGCTTGGTCAGCCGCAGCAGGCGATGGTCTTCATGCAGCGCGTACAACAGCACTATGCTATGCGGAACACTGCGCCACCTGCTGATATCGACATTCAGGACGCATGGCTGCTTTATAACGGAGGCAATGACGCCGGGCTCTATCGTCAACTCATGCAGCTTGGAAGCCGGCCCGATCTTACTGACGAGCAGCGCCGAACAATCCAGACCATCTGGTCGAACTGGGCTGTTCGTCGTGCCAATCAAACGGCAGCTACAGGTAACCTCAAGCGTTCGTTGGCAATCCTGAATGCAGCGGCGAAGGCGTTTCCCGATAATCCCGGTGTCCTGCGCGCTCTCGCTTCTGGATATGCTCGCGCAGGGCAATCGAAACAGGCTGTTCTGATCTTCCAGTCGCAGGATATGACCTCCGCGACTGCTTCCGATTACAAGACCGCCGTAGGCGCTGCGCTTCAGGCAGGCGATACTAAAGATGCCGAGACGTGGCTACGCTATGGCCTCGATCAGTATCCGCGCGACTCGGAGATGCTGGGCTTGGGTGCTCGATTCGAGCAGGCTCGCGGTAACAGCGGACGTGCCGCGGACTACTTTAAAGCCTCTCTCGCCGCCATGCCTCCCGGCGATCCTGGTGCCGAGCTTGCCAGCGAGCTTAGCCAGCCCGCACCTGTCCGTGGCCTGCCTAGCGCTGCGCACGCAGCCGATCTCGCCACGCTGCTTGGTGTCTCCGATGGATCTGATATCGATGGATCGTCGCAGTCGCCATCGCATCCATATCTTCCCAGCTACTCCAACTCTTATGGGCAGGCTCCGGTTCAACCGCAAGGACCGTATTCTGGCCACTCTAGTGTTGTTCCGCAGTACATGGCGAACCCCGCCTCCCGCCGCGCGCAACCAGCAACGACTGCTCGTCTTGGCGATTTTGTTCCACAGCCCTCGAGCCCGGCTTCGACTGTCGGCGTAAGCCAACCTCCATCAGAGATCATCGAAGCGTCTTCGCAACAGGCTCCCATTGATGAGTATCAGCGCCAGCAGGTAGCGCGTCTTACGCAGCAGGCTCAGTCGCAGCCGCTGATTACGGATCGGCCGCAACAGGAGATTTACGGCTCGTATGTCCCCTATACACCAGCAACTCAGAACGCCGTCGATACAACGGCTCAGGCCGCTCTGCAGGCTCCGTCTTCTGCCGTTCAGAATTCTGGGTGGGGCTATACACCCACTCCCACAACTGTGCAGCTTGGCGATGCAACGCCGCGCGTCGAGCCTCAGCAGAAGGAAGTCACTGATGTTCTTCCGACTGCGCGTTATATGCCGAACGCTCGTATCGGCTCGGCCCGTTCCAGCCGTCCGATGGTAGGGCAGAGCAATCCTCCGGAAGATACTGCGCTCAACACACATAATGCACAGTACAACCCGCAGGCAGGTGACAGCTATGGACAACAGTACCCGCAGCCTAATCTGACTCCATATTCAACAACCCGCCGCAGGTCGTCCACATCCAGCGTGGCTGCTCCTCGGGCCACTGCTCAGCCACCACTCAGTTATCCCAATGTCCAACGTCCCATTACGGACTCCGGTTACCCTATTCTGAATCCGTTGCCGCCACAGGGAATACCGCCAACCGACGCGGATCTGGTCGCCAAGAATGTGCCTCCGCTGCGCGGCTCGTATGATCCCAGTGCCGTTGTTCGTGGTGGTCCACTCTCGCAACGCGAAAAGACTGAGCTGGAGCTTGCTGCTCTTGAAGGTTCCTACTCTGGCTGGATGGGCGGCGCAGCCTATGCGCGCTATCGCAGCGGGACTCCGGGCTTCGATCGTCTCACCGATCTTGAGACACCCTTCGAAGCATCGGCCGTTCTCGGCAAGACACTGCGTGCAACGGTTATCCCGCGCGCAGTCTTCCTTAACTCCGGGGCTGTCAACACCACGAACTTCCAGAACCAGACCGGCGGCATCATCCCGGTGCTTGGCACCCTGCCTGGCAATGCCCTTGTTGCGCCATCGCAGCAATTTTCTTCAGGTATTGGCGGAGAGATCCAGCTCACCACACAGAACATTGGCCTCGCGGTCGGCTATACGCCTTACGAATTCCTCGTTTCGAACGTCATCGGCCACTTCCGTTGGAAGCCTCTCGGGGGCCCCATCACCTTTTTCGGTGATCGTGATTCGGTTAAAGACACGCAGCTCTCCTACGCTGGACTGCGTGATCCGGGAAGCATCTCGCCCATCTATCAGGGGAATATCTGGGGTGGCGTTGTCTCCACTGGTGGCGGTATCCGCATTGAGGTGGGCAACGAACGCGCCGGTTTCTACGCGCAGGGAGGCGGCTATAACATTGAGGGCTACCATGTCCTCGAGAACCGGCGTTATGACGGCACGATGGGTGCCTACTTCCTGGTTCGTCAGTTTCCCGGCTTTGGCAAACTTAATATGGGCGCCAACTTCTTCGGGATGCACTATGACCACAACGAGCGCGGCATGACATATGGCCAGGGCGGATACTTCAGCCCCAATGCCTACTTCCTCGCTTCGGTGCCCATCGTCTACGAAGGCAACTACGGCAAAAACTTCCACTTCACCATCAATGGCAGCGTAGGTGTACAGACATTCCAGGAAGAGAGCGCGCCCTTCTATCCGCTCGACCGGCCGCTCCAGACCTCATCCGGTAATGCGTACTATCCGCAGAACAGCAGCACAGGACTCAATTACGGGCTCGATACTCAGGGCGCTTACCGTGTGACGGATCGCTGGTATGTCGGAGGCTTCGTCGTTGCCAACAACACGAGTAACTACAACATGGTTTCTGGCGGCTTTTTCGTGCGCTATCTCTTCAAATCGCAGATCCCCACCGAAAGCTCGTCGCGCGGCTTCTTCCCACCCAATACCGGCTTCCGCCCACTGCGTGTGCCATAG
- a CDS encoding DUF3857 domain-containing transglutaminase family protein, with amino-acid sequence MPDWVRTAAAQKLPAYPANTNAVVLLDNTTYTVAPDGTAVEHVRRVIKILRPQGRDEGLVFVSFDNDRKILSLHVWSISPDGHEFSVNDKEIVELGYPGQGNLYDDERIKAARPPGRDPGGVIAYEYEQRVRPYVAETTWFFQSNTPRLNQNFTLELPAGFTYSTVWAHHVSVKEADLENRRWRWEMNETPAIDLEHVLHRPSELSLAGRMTIHYSSASKSADVKDSWQSIGEWYDGLSHPRLASTPEISAKAIELVAGKSDFYDKTEAIAEFVQKQVRYFAIEMGIGGYQPHFASDIYRNRYGDCKDKATLLSSMLSTVGVHAALLMVDTRRGVIDPDAPSIVGNHMIAAIEIPKGYDSPKLRSVVTAKTGRRYLIFDPTWEKTPFGQLEHNLQGSYGVLMEGVDSQVIALPLLAPELNTVRRAATMQLDADGTLKGTVVEKRFGDVSVRRRALYTNGDAKEQSEFIDHALEQDFPTFKVADMKVENAESLNKDLTNSYTLDVERYARSMGQLLMVRPRILGSEAPSVDHERRTVPIDLSQTMQAIDDYTIELPSGYVVDELPPAVKLDLGFASYQSSSEVKGSTLHYARTYTVRQVTLPPEKYADLQKLSSTIATDEQSRAVLKKQ; translated from the coding sequence GTGCCCGACTGGGTGCGTACGGCAGCCGCGCAAAAGCTCCCAGCTTATCCGGCCAATACCAATGCTGTTGTTCTCCTCGACAATACAACCTATACAGTGGCTCCTGACGGTACCGCAGTCGAACACGTTCGTCGTGTCATCAAGATTCTCCGGCCGCAGGGACGCGATGAAGGCCTCGTCTTTGTCTCCTTCGATAACGACCGCAAGATACTTTCCTTGCATGTATGGAGCATCTCTCCCGACGGCCACGAATTCTCTGTAAATGACAAAGAGATCGTCGAACTGGGATATCCGGGGCAGGGAAATCTTTATGACGACGAACGGATCAAAGCAGCTAGGCCTCCAGGACGGGATCCGGGGGGAGTCATTGCATACGAGTACGAGCAGCGGGTTCGGCCGTACGTCGCTGAGACGACATGGTTCTTCCAGAGCAATACTCCACGCCTGAACCAGAATTTCACTCTTGAGCTTCCTGCAGGCTTCACCTACTCGACCGTCTGGGCGCATCACGTCTCGGTTAAAGAAGCAGATCTAGAGAACCGTCGCTGGCGCTGGGAGATGAATGAAACTCCTGCCATTGATCTCGAGCACGTACTGCATCGTCCTTCTGAGCTTTCGCTCGCAGGGCGGATGACTATCCATTACTCGTCCGCATCAAAATCGGCCGATGTGAAGGATAGTTGGCAGAGCATTGGTGAATGGTACGACGGACTCTCACACCCGCGGCTGGCTTCAACCCCTGAGATTTCGGCAAAGGCAATTGAACTAGTTGCAGGCAAGTCCGATTTCTATGACAAGACAGAGGCCATCGCAGAATTTGTTCAGAAGCAGGTTCGCTACTTCGCGATCGAGATGGGAATCGGCGGTTATCAGCCCCACTTTGCCAGTGATATTTATCGCAACCGCTATGGTGATTGCAAAGACAAGGCGACTCTGCTCTCCTCGATGCTCTCAACCGTCGGCGTTCACGCCGCATTATTGATGGTCGATACGCGTCGCGGCGTTATCGACCCCGACGCCCCCTCTATCGTTGGCAACCACATGATTGCGGCCATCGAGATTCCCAAAGGTTACGATTCTCCCAAACTGCGCAGCGTCGTCACAGCTAAGACCGGCCGTCGTTATCTCATCTTCGATCCCACATGGGAGAAGACTCCTTTCGGCCAGCTTGAGCATAACCTGCAAGGCAGCTACGGGGTTCTGATGGAAGGGGTGGATAGTCAGGTCATCGCTCTACCTCTGCTCGCGCCTGAGCTCAACACTGTTCGCCGTGCCGCAACGATGCAACTTGATGCCGATGGCACACTCAAAGGTACGGTCGTCGAGAAGCGCTTCGGCGATGTCTCAGTGCGTCGTCGTGCACTTTATACCAACGGCGACGCGAAGGAGCAGAGCGAATTTATCGACCATGCTCTCGAACAGGATTTTCCAACCTTCAAGGTTGCCGACATGAAGGTTGAGAATGCTGAATCGCTGAACAAAGATCTGACCAACAGCTACACCCTTGATGTCGAACGTTACGCTCGCTCCATGGGGCAACTGCTCATGGTACGTCCTCGCATCCTGGGTAGCGAGGCCCCATCGGTTGATCACGAACGCCGTACCGTCCCCATTGACCTCAGCCAGACCATGCAGGCCATCGATGACTACACCATCGAACTTCCATCTGGTTACGTCGTCGATGAGCTTCCGCCTGCAGTCAAACTCGATCTTGGCTTTGCTTCGTACCAAAGTTCCAGCGAGGTCAAAGGCAGCACACTTCACTACGCACGCACCTACACCGTCCGTCAGGTCACTTTGCCACCCGAGAAGTACGCCGACCTGCAAAAGCTTTCCAGCACCATCGCAACCGATGAACAAAGCCGGGCCGTCCTCAAAAAGCAGTAA
- a CDS encoding lysylphosphatidylglycerol synthase transmembrane domain-containing protein, which translates to MTQPRSRNLFKTIPGLLVSAFFLWYTFRGISFDEIRSLRLANPAWVFGVLGFTLASYTLRCVRWTRMMRSTGARFPVCARVLMTSLAANNILPFRIGDIMRVFTYAGDLGASPSVILSTVILEKLLDIFVLVLLFVAFMGKNVNPHSRLTAEVLLGISSVGLLILLLGARMLEPVIQRFFARFHKDPGQTSKLHKIEHWLLLALDCIRQIGIAGSLLLLLQSCIIWACEGMIFVSGARLIDLAVDHIGPWQAVSVANLSYLIPSSPGAIGTFEWAVKTSLVSHSANEPHAALYGLALHAWLLISVTGAGGIIFLLHRVRIHNRTPLLQEIETLPRELPDA; encoded by the coding sequence ATGACCCAGCCGCGCAGCCGAAATCTCTTCAAAACCATCCCTGGCCTTCTCGTCAGCGCCTTCTTCCTCTGGTACACCTTCCGCGGTATCTCCTTTGACGAGATCCGCTCCCTGCGCCTCGCCAATCCTGCCTGGGTCTTCGGCGTCCTCGGCTTTACCCTTGCCAGCTACACCCTGCGTTGTGTTCGCTGGACCCGCATGATGCGCTCTACCGGTGCCCGCTTTCCTGTGTGTGCTCGCGTCTTGATGACCTCGCTTGCCGCCAACAATATCCTGCCGTTCCGTATTGGCGACATCATGCGCGTCTTTACCTACGCTGGTGACCTCGGAGCGTCTCCTTCCGTGATTCTCTCGACGGTCATCCTCGAAAAGCTCCTCGACATCTTCGTCCTTGTGCTCCTCTTCGTTGCCTTCATGGGCAAAAACGTTAACCCACACTCGAGGCTTACTGCCGAAGTTCTCCTCGGAATCTCTTCCGTGGGGTTGCTTATCCTGCTGCTCGGCGCACGCATGCTTGAGCCCGTCATTCAGCGTTTTTTTGCCCGTTTCCACAAAGACCCCGGCCAAACTTCGAAGTTACACAAAATTGAGCATTGGCTCCTCCTGGCTCTCGACTGCATCCGCCAGATCGGCATCGCCGGCTCGCTCCTCCTCCTCCTCCAGTCGTGCATCATCTGGGCTTGTGAAGGCATGATCTTTGTCTCTGGAGCCCGTCTTATCGATCTTGCCGTCGATCACATCGGGCCATGGCAAGCCGTCTCCGTGGCCAACCTCTCCTATCTCATCCCCAGCTCCCCTGGAGCAATCGGTACCTTCGAGTGGGCTGTCAAAACCTCGCTTGTCTCCCACAGCGCTAACGAGCCGCACGCTGCCCTCTACGGTCTTGCTCTCCACGCGTGGCTGCTCATATCTGTAACTGGGGCCGGAGGCATTATCTTCCTCCTCCATCGCGTCCGCATTCACAATCGCACGCCGCTGCTCCAGGAGATCGAAACGCTCCCACGCGAACTGCCGGATGCTTAG